The Anopheles maculipalpis chromosome 3RL, idAnoMacuDA_375_x, whole genome shotgun sequence genomic sequence GCAACGCTGCGCTCACGTTATGGTCGGCCAACGCATCTCATCTCGGCGTTAATCGAGAAAGTGCGTAGGATGGCTGCACCCTGCATGGAGAAGCCCGACACCATCGTGGCGTTCGGTGAAGCGGTGCAAAGCATGGTGGACCATATGAAGGCCGCTGGACGAGAGGCGCATCTGACTAACCCGTTGCTGCTACAGGAGATCGTGGACAAGCTACCGATGACCGAGAAATATAATTGGGTGCGATTTGTACGGCACATCGACGAACCAGACCTCCGGATGTTTGCAGAGTACATGGCCGAGTTGCAGAGCGCTGCGGAGACGTTAACCAACCGGGAGTTACCATCGTGGAAGGCGGCGGAAAGGAAGAAGCCCAGCACCAAGGCTTATGTGCACGCACATGTCGATCATCAGGAATCAACAACATCTGGGAATAACTCAACGCAGGTAGGGAAATCAttgcgttgttttatttgcgatAAAAGGGGACACgatgtgggaaaatgttttgagtttgtaGCAATGTCGGTTAAGGAACGGTGGAATAAGGCTCGTGCACATTCTTTGTGCTTCGGCTGCCTGGGCAAGCACAACTGGCGGACGTGCCGCAACAGGCCAGTGTGTGGCAAAGAAGGGTGTACGTACCGACATCATGCGTTGCTGCACGGAGTGGAGGAGTCTCGGCGAGTCAGCAATGAGATCGGCGCTTCGGAACCCGGGGTTGGAAGGAACAATGGTGGTGCTATTGCGGAAAGCAACCATCATCAGTACGCATCGTCTTCGTCGAAGGCACTCTTCCGGATTGTGCCTGTCACCGTGTATGGTCCGGCTGGAGCGGTGGCAACGTTTGCCTTTTTGGATGAAGGTTCATCCATGACGTTGGTTGACGAGGATTTGGCAGAGAAATTAGGTGTCAAGGGTGTGGTGGAGCCTCTTTGCATTCGTTGGACCGGCAATACAACAAGGGTCGAGGCTGGGTCCAGACGCGTAAATCTCGAGGTGGGTCCGATTGGTTCTACAAGGCGTTTTGCGGTCAATTCGGTACGTACGGTTCCAGCCATGAACCTACCGCGGCAATCCTTCGTACAGGACGAAGGGAGGTGGGAACATCTGAAGCAGCTGCCGATACAGGAATATAAGGATGCGGAACCCAAGATGCTTATTGGGTTAGACAACCTGAGGCTGACGGTTCCCCTCAGGACGGTAGAGGGCGGAGATGGTGATCCAATCGCAGTCAAAACGCGTTTAGGATGGTGTATCTACGGGAAGCCGACGAACCAGGGGGGTGATAGACTACTGCACATCTGCGAGTGCAATAGCCCAAACAATCTTCACGACGCGATTGGCAAATTCTACGAACTGGAGCAAATGGGGGTGGCGTACACACACGTTCAGGATGACCCGGATACCCAACGTGCTCAACATCTATTGGAGGTTTCCACGGTTCGTGTTGGAAGACGTTTCGAGTCGGGTTTATTGTGGAAGGTGGATCATTCAGAGCTTCCTTCAAGCCTCGCTATGGCGAAACGTAGGTTCGATTGTTTGGAGAAAAGGATGGAACGAGATGGTCAGCTCAAGCTGCAGGTACACCGTCAGATTCGCGAGCTGCTGGACAAACAGTATGTGCACAAGGCAACGAAACAGGAACTGTCGGAGGCTAACCCGAAACGAATTTGGTATTTACCAATAGGAGTGGTTACTAACCCAAACAAACCTGGAAAGGTGCGTTTGATTTGGGACGCTGCAGCTAAGGCACATGGCACATCACTTAACGACATGCTGCTTAAGGGTCCTGACGACGTTATGTCTTTACTTGGAGTACTATTCCGTTTTCGTCTGTATGCAGTGGCGGTGTGTGCAGACGTAAAGGAGATGTTTCTACAGATAAGAGTGCGGAGAGAGGACAAGCATGCACAGCGCTTCTTATGGCGGTACAATCCTTCGGACGAGCTGGATACCTACATCGTGGACGTTGTGACATTTGGCTCTACATGTTCACCCGCGACAGCGCAGTATGTCAAGAACCGGAACGCGAAAGAGCATGCCGAGAAATTCCCACGTGCGGTTGAGGGAATCCTTGAGAGCACATATGTGGACGATTTCTTAGACAGCTTTGGGACGACGGAGGAGGCGTGTCGAGTGTCTAACGAGGTCCGGAAAGTATTCAGCAATGGCGGATTCGAGCTAAGGAATTGGAGCTCGAATAGTGCAGAGGTAATTAAACACCTCGGTGAGCAGAACAGCGgaaacatcaaatatttatcaaccaTGGGGGATGATATCGAACGCGTATTAGGAATGCGTTGGCATCCTGCATCCGATACATTGGGATTCTGCACACGGGCGTGTACGGTGATAGCTGACTTCCTAAAGGCAGAGCGGATTCCAACGAAGAGAGAGGTATTACGATGTGTGATGTCATTGTATGATCCTCTTGGGTTGTTGGCGATATTCGTGATTCACGGCAAAATCCTGATACAAGATCTATGGCGAACCGGCACGCAGTgggatgaagaaataaatggcATCCAATACAGCGAATGGCGCAGATGGATAGAACTTCTCCCAACGATTGGCGACATACGCATTCCGCGTTGTTACTTTACCGAAGCATCGAAGAAAACGTACGAGAATGCCGAATGGCATGTGTTCGTCGATGCCAGCCAGCACGCATATGCATGCGCTCTTTATCTTCGCACGATCGATGAGTCCGGTGAACCGCAGTGCACCCTGGTTGGAGGAAAGGCTAAGGTGGCGCCATTAAAGCCCCTTACGATACCGAAGCTAGAACTCCAAGGTTGCGTGTTAGGCGCACGGTTCTTGCGCTACACGCAGGAACACCATCCAATTCGTGTGACACGACGAGTGCTCTGGACTGATAGCACGGTCGCTCTGTCATGGATAAGAGCGGATCCCCGAAACTACAAACCCTTCGTTGCCCATAGAGTAGTCGAGATTCTGGAGAGCACGGCAGTGGATGAGTGGCGATGGGTGCCGACAGACCACAACCCAGCGGATGAGGCAACGAAGTGGAAGGGTAGGCCGAACTTCGACTACGACGGAATCTGGTTTCAAGGGCCGGAATTCTTGCTGAACGGAGAGGACGACTGGCCGCAACAAAGATCGACCGACACAGGCACGGGAGAAGAAATACGGCGGGTAAATCTTCACACCGAGGGCCCTGATACCAGACTGTTACTCATACCTTATGAACGGTTTAGCAGGCTGGAGAGACTGCAACGGACAATTGGGTGGCTTGTGCGTTATGTAGGCAACCTGGACAAGAAGAGGAGAAGCGAGCCAGTTCTGGGAGGAGTTCTCAGCCACGAGGAACTCTATAAGGCTAATATCATCTTGTGGAAACAGACCCAGTGGACATTCTACTCGGAGGAAATTCGTGTCCTGAGCACCCAAAATGGCGATGAAGTACCCCGCGGGACGGTAGCTAAACAAAGCCGTATATACAAGCTATTGCCATTTCTGGATGAAGAAGGCGTTTTACGGATGCGAGGAAGAATAGGAGAAGCGGCGGAAGTACCCTATTCCGCAAAGTATCCAGTAATTCTACCGGGGAACTCTAAATTGGCTGAGCTAATAGTGGAGCGTTATCATCGAGTCTATCGCCACGCCAATAACGAAACAGTAGTGAACGAGGTACGACAACAGTTCCAGATCCCGAGGCTGCGAGCGTTGGTTGCGAAAACGGTGAGGAATTGTGTGTTCTGTGCAATCCGGCGGGCACTACCACAAGTACCACCAATGGCACCGCTACCAAAGGAGAGACTGGCACTGTTCGTCCGGGCGTTTACCTTCGTTGGACTCGACTACTTTGGCCCGGTATTGGTAAAGAGAGGAAGGTCGAATGAAAAGAGATGGGTTGCCGTATTCACCTGTTTGACCATACGAGCGATCCATTTGGAGGTAGTGCATAGCCTAGCGACAGAATCATGCATAATGGCGGTCAGGCGATTCGTGGCGAGGCGAGGTGCACCGATAGAAATCTTCAGTGACAACGGGACCAACTTCGTGGGCGCTAGCAGACAACTTCGGAAAGAAATCGAGCAGCGTAATGAAATCCTGGCAACGACTTTCACCAATGAACACACCCGTTGGAACTTCAACCCGCCTGGTGCTCCCCATATGGGAGGCGCATGGGAGCGTATGGTGCGCTCAGTGAAGGCTGCGATCAGCACGGTAATGGAGGTGAGGAATTTACCGAATGACGAGACATTCGAGACCATATTGTACGATGCTGAGGCCATGATCAACTCTAGACCGTTGACGTACGTACCGTTAGATCCGGAGAACCGAGAGGCGATTACACCAAATCACTTCCTGTTGGGAAGTTCTTCGGGAGTTAAACAACGGCCGGTACTACCCACTAACTATAGAGACAGCCTAAGGGGGAATTGGAAGTTAGCGCAACATATCCTAGATAGGATGTGGAGAAGGTGGATTAAGGAGTACCTTCCAGTAATCACGCGTCGATGtaaatggtttgaaaatgtCCGAGAGGTAAGGACAGGGGATTTGGTACTGATAGTAGAAGGGACAATTAGGAACAACTGGAAGAGGGGTATGGTAGAAGGAGTTATTACAGGAGTTGATGGGCATGTGCGACAAGCGTGGGTTCGCACCACCACAGGAACGCTAAGAAGACCGGTAGCGAAACTAGCATTACTCGACATAAATACAGGGTGACCATACATAGTTGGTCACGGGCTGGGGGAAtgttaggaaggaaaatgacagtTGGGGAACTGACGTACGAGGGACAGCTGTCAGAACAATGGTTGGGACAGGTAGCTGTCAAAGATGGGTCAACCCGGCAGTAGCGAGATAAACGGGGAATAGGTGGCaccgttttaaagttttggacgaaaataaataactaaaaccatcaccaagtaTTCTCCGTGCTATTCATTTGGAAGTTGTGACAACACCTTTGTTATTGTGTATTTTAACGCAGCACAGGTGTATTTTGCATGATTCAGatacaaatttatttcataataataaatggaaaataaacataaataaataataaatttaatgaagTAAATTCATGATTTTTGATGATCATATAGGTTTGAGACAGATGgaaattatcatttttgttATGTTCTCAAGCGTTAGTCACTACATTTTGTAGTGTATGACTGTACTTAGATTAGAACACTTAACTTTattaacataaaaacacactaGAATTAATACGATCacgttcgcacacacacacataatagCCACAAACGCCACGCACGTTCTGCTACGCTGATCGCCAGATATGGAGTCAATTACTTGCGTGCTGATCGCAGGACGTTCGGCTGTGATTTTCGCAGAGGTGAAAACCCAAGGTAACATTTCGCGTGATATAACCAGTTATAAAGTTTTTAAACTCCTAACATGATTAAATAAAAGATATTGAGAAGCGGTGGCATTACAGGGTACTGCCTAGAATAAATCAAAGTTACTTTTTCATAGTGTGTCCCCAACATTAGTCTCCGCTTACCATAAATTGGCAGCGGGTTACTAGTTTTCGGCTCCATGCATATGGTCCGCCTCACTAATACTGATTTGGTTATCGAGTGCTACCTTCCGGGGCAGGAAATGTTAATATACCTGTGTATGACCggttaaaaatacaaaaaaagattgaaaCGATGGCTTAACAGATTTTTTTCCAGAAACCCTTTCCCTAGACAGGCGTCGCCACGCCCGTCATCGGATGGCTTACtacttgctgatatcacgcagttggatagtcagcactcactacggggaaacggtacGGATGCGACCGCTACCGCCTACCACTGGGGCCTCCCCATGCATATACTAATTGCTCACAttataaaattgatttgaCATAACCAACACAATAACGGTTTAATTGGTGGAGAATACTCCCATGCCTAGTTTCTCTTGACCTTCAAACATTTTCACCTTTTTAAAGCACAGATAGCTCCTTCCTCTCTAGAAATTCAAGCGCGGATTCCGTGGCTTGTCTGCTCTGCGTGTACAGTTCCAATGAACGTCAGAACCGCCAACTAATCTCTCTCTTAAATGTCCTCTGCTCTAAGACATCCAGTTTAAGATATTAAGTATAAAAGAGCACGATGCACGTCGACCACAACCCAATACAAGTCGCATAATACGGGTTTGCTTCCATTGTAACCTTACTATTTGACACATACTACTAAGGTTTAGTTGAGCAAAAATCATAGAGTGAAGACACTAATGATTAGTAGAGCTGAATTTCCCCAACAGGGATGAGATTATTTGCTAATGTACTCATCATTCCACACTTCTTGGCAGCTTTGGCGAGGACCCAATCTGTGTGAGTGtcgattttcaatttcaattttatatgTCACACTCTATTGATTCGTTCCGGGTTAATGACGATGTACGGAAGTCTGTCCAAACCACTTGTGGACTTTACCATTTAGTTGAGTTTTCTAATggtttttaaataatgtttattttttagcaAACTGCTTAAGCTTCCTAGCTTTGAAAATTAACCAGTTCTCCTTAAGTGGTGCGTCAGGAACTGCTACTgttaaattttccaatttacGTCCCTCGTGTATAGCGTAAGTCGGATACTAAGTGTACCCGGTTTCACGTTAATCTTATCGTTTAACGCACTACACATAATTAAGCCTACGAATCATTGATCTGGTATAggcttgttgttttatttttggttgcttgataAATAGAAGCCTATTAGCCGTTGCCGTCGAAGAGACTTGATGGTACAATTGCTTTGacaagaaaaccaaaat encodes the following:
- the LOC126560718 gene encoding uncharacterized protein LOC126560718; translated protein: MPTVESVNLSPRETSDGVLENPNLKLVEVTKRLAEGFNLHSRNTTDSVAANSNLTLAKGSDSMANRLAIMKRRQEAEKKRVELELQLRFVKEEEQILAEELGVQVTAETSTVIPSCAEGGSMERVRREERGYAQQEVNVHRNIPTELPVFAGDPADWPIFIAHYEYTTDKFGFSNWENMLRLQKALKGPALEAVRSRLLLPEVVPQVIATLRSRYGRPTHLISALIEKVRRMAAPCMEKPDTIVAFGEAVQSMVDHMKAAGREAHLTNPLLLQEIVDKLPMTEKYNWVRFVRHIDEPDLRMFAEYMAELQSAAETLTNRELPSWKAAERKKPSTKAYVHAHVDHQESTTSGNNSTQVGKSLRCFICDKRGHDVGKCFEFVAMSVKERWNKARAHSLCFGCLGKHNWRTCRNRPVCGKEGCTYRHHALLHGVEESRRVSNEIGASEPGVGRNNGGAIAESNHHQYASSSSKALFRIVPVTVYGPAGAVATFAFLDEGSSMTLVDEDLAEKLGVKGVVEPLCIRWTGNTTRVEAGSRRVNLEVGPIGSTRRFAVNSVRTVPAMNLPRQSFVQDEGRWEHLKQLPIQEYKDAEPKMLIGLDNLRLTVPLRTVEGGDGDPIAVKTRLGWCIYGKPTNQGGDRLLHICECNSPNNLHDAIGKFYELEQMGVAYTHVQDDPDTQRAQHLLEVSTVRVGRRFESGLLWKVDHSELPSSLAMAKRRFDCLEKRMERDGQLKLQVHRQIRELLDKQYVHKATKQELSEANPKRIWYLPIGVVTNPNKPGKVRLIWDAAAKAHGTSLNDMLLKGPDDVMSLLGVLFRFRLYAVAVCADVKEMFLQIRVRREDKHAQRFLWRYNPSDELDTYIVDVVTFGSTCSPATAQYVKNRNAKEHAEKFPRAVEGILESTYVDDFLDSFGTTEEACRVSNEVRKVFSNGGFELRNWSSNSAEVIKHLGEQNSGNIKYLSTMGDDIERVLGMRWHPASDTLGFCTRACTVIADFLKAERIPTKREVLRCVMSLYDPLGLLAIFVIHGKILIQDLWRTGTQWDEEINGIQYSEWRRWIELLPTIGDIRIPRCYFTEASKKTYENAEWHVFVDASQHAYACALYLRTIDESGEPQCTLVGGKAKVAPLKPLTIPKLELQGCVLGARFLRYTQEHHPIRVTRRVLWTDSTVALSWIRADPRNYKPFVAHRVVEILESTAVDEWRWVPTDHNPADEATKWKGRPNFDYDGIWFQGPEFLLNGEDDWPQQRSTDTGTGEEIRRVNLHTEGPDTRLLLIPYERFSRLERLQRTIGWLVRYVGNLDKKRRSEPVLGGVLSHEELYKANIILWKQTQWTFYSEEIRVLSTQNGDEVPRGTVAKQSRIYKLLPFLDEEGVLRMRGRIGEAAEVPYSAKYPVILPGNSKLAELIVERYHRVYRHANNETVVNEVRQQFQIPRLRALVAKTVRNCVFCAIRRALPQVPPMAPLPKERLALFVRAFTFVGLDYFGPVLVKRGRSNEKRWVAVFTCLTIRAIHLEVVHSLATESCIMAVRRFVARRGAPIEIFSDNGTNFVGASRQLRKEIEQRNEILATTFTNEHTRWNFNPPGAPHMGGAWERMVRSVKAAISTVMEVRNLPNDETFETILYDAEAMINSRPLTYVPLDPENREAITPNHFLLGSSSGVKQRPRKSDTKCTRFHVNLIV